A portion of the Caenorhabditis elegans chromosome III genome contains these proteins:
- the par-3 gene encoding PDZ domain-containing protein (Confirmed by transcript evidence), which translates to MHNGRGGRYDVCPPPPPPPYHFNHVHTPPSKVIVQQQKQQQKAHREPPPSYPASKMTTTNDNVTILAITDEANGGSTTPTYSQIQKQQHHYAQPLPYARKFDGGPSTPIASAFGSVTVNHQAHRAASPYNVGFARSNSRDFAPQPTHSKERRDSVVEVSSFDQIPQSGLRVSTPKPSRQSEDVIDGKPMNQPILRSSLRTEASGSRTEEATPVKQSRVTLSPEVEKKLAEQDERKSERRKHYDKNPGRFARGSDRKSRITDALLDARDRIADQLESQNPAEETKSQMIRVKIDQGPMPGTSLVTFPPIPEKSENEKQLGIEVNAVFDESSELPGTSEPTKLSSVQIMKIEDGGRIAKDGRIRVGDCIVAIDGKPVDQMSIIRVRASISDLAAVTSRPVTLIINRSLESFLEQESSAKPIQSALQQANTQYIGHTTVVELIKSSNGFGFTVTGRETAKGERLFYIGTVKPYGVALGHLKSGDRLLEINGTPTGQWTQSEIVEKLKETMVGEKIKFLVSRVSQSAIMSTSASSENKENEETLKVVEEEKIPQKLPLPALMTPPVPKDTPALSPSGASRFEIVIPFINGSSSAGLGVSLKARVSKKSNGSKVDCGIFIKNVMHGGAAFKEGGLRVDDRIVGVEDIDLEPLDNREAQAALAKKLKEVGMISSNVRLTISRYNECNPGQISRDLSRITVDASSPSPSSRMSSHTAPDSLLPSPATRGTSSSGADSSHSRQSSASSAVPAVPARLTERDSIVSDGTSRNDESELPDSADPFNREGLGRKSLSEKRGMGAAADPQHIKLFQDIKHQRQNSAPTSSTQKRSKSQPRSSSQRNYRSPMKLVDLPTTAAASASTNSQNLDDSDMLNRRSQSMESINRPVESILRGTGQIPTGSSSKVQFMQAASPDQHPFPPGAALLRLKNEESRSRDKSRRKSMGNAMRNFFGFGSKSRDASPEKTPTESVQLRSVERPKSIIDERNNGSSERAPPPLPPHQSQRRGSGGNVFVDYGEPYGLIPQYPHNTTSGYESYADSELYDRYAAHRYHPRGGPIIDEDEYIYRQQSTSGNSPINTSSYVNYGLPASNAYHVGSRIPPQTSSGSISKTSGAMRRVYPAEYDEDVAYHQQIPQQSTRYQQGSGSGRGNADYHHMFNSWFAYTGGGAVGAAPVIKSSYGSSPVRIAAASAIERGESFVVEPVSGSSASATDRRGRSTSSGAVASGSSSTGFQYAAKEKYADARSGKFNGGSTRLFIPRHGGGLSAAAFATNFGGEAYETRGGGAGGSPSQYRRRDQGPPHRFPQY; encoded by the exons ATGCATAACGGTCGTGGTGGTCGATATGACGTTTGCcctcctccaccaccaccaccctATCACTTTAACCATGTGCATACACCGCCGTCAAAAGTCATCGTCCAGCAGCAGAAACAGCAACAAAAAGCTCATCGAGAGCCGCCGCCGAGCTATCCTGCCTCCAAAATGACCACCACAAATGATAATGTTACG atcctGGCAATCACTGATGAAGCTAATGGCGGATCAACTACTCCAACGTattctcaaattcaaaaacaacagCATCACTATGCACAACCTCTACCATATGCTAGGAAATTCGATGGAGGACCATCAACACCGATTGCGAGTGcttttg gaAGCGTAACTGTCAACCATCAGGCTCACCGTGCTGCATCTCCATATAATGTCGGATTTGCAAGAAGCAATTCTCGAGACTTTGCGCCACAGCCAACACATTCGAAAGAACGACGCGACTCGGTTGTCGAAGTGAGCAGTTTTGATCAGATTCCACAATCTGGGCTTCGAGTATCGACACCGAAACCGAGCAGACAATCGGAGGATGTTATAGACGGAAAACCAATGAATCAACCGATTCTGCGATCCTCACTTAGAACTGAAGCTTCAGGAAGTCGTACCGAAGAAGCGACGCCTGTAAAACAATCCAGAGTTACGTTGAGCCCAGAAGTTGAGAAGAAGCTCGCCGAGCAGGATGAACGGAAAAGTGAACGTAGGAAACATTATGATAAGAATCCTGGACGATTTGCGAGAGGTTCTGATCGAAAATCAAGGATAACTGATGCTCTTTTGGATGCTCGTGACAGAATCGCCGATCAACTAGAAAGTCAGAATCCAGCAGAAGAGACGAAAAGTCAGATGATTCGAGTGAAAATTGATCAAGGTCCCATGCCAGGAACGTCGCTTGTCACTTTCCCACcgattccagaaaaatcagaaaacgaaAAGCAGTTGGGAATAGAGGTGAATGCAGTATTTGATGAATCATCTGAACTACCGGGAACATCAGAACCTACTAAACTTAGTTCTGTTCAAATTATGAAGATCGAAGATGGTGGTCGAATTGCAAAAGATGGACGGATACGAGTTGGTGATTGTATTGTTGCAATAGATGGAAAACCCGTTGATCAGATGTCCATTATTCGAGTACGTGCTTCAATCTCAGATCTTGCGGCGGTCACTTCACGTCCAGTTACTTTGATTATCAATCGATCATTGGAATCATTTCTTGAGCAGGAATCGTCGGCTAAGCCAATTCAATCGGCTCTACAACAGGCGAATACTCAATATATCGGGCATACGACAGTTGTTGAATTGATAAAGA gctcTAATGGATTTGGCTTCACTGTGACCGGACGTGAAACTGCAAAAGGAGAACGTCTATTCTACATTGGTACCGTTAAACCGTACGGAGTTGCTCTCGGTCATCTAAAATCTGGAGACAGACTTCTAGAGATCAATGGAACCCCGACGGGACAGTGGACGCAATCCGAGATTGTGGAAAAGTTGAAAGAGACGATGGTCGGTGAGAAGATAAAGTTTCTCGTGTCGAGAGTCTCTCAAAGTGCTATAATGAGCACGTCTGCTTCATCTGAGAATAAGGAAAATGAGGAGACACTGAAAGTTGTTGAAGAGGAGAAGATTCCACAGAAGCTTCCGTTACCGGCTCTTATGACACCTCCAGTACCAAAAGATACTCCAGCTCTGTCACCTTCCGGAGCATCACGATTTGAGATTGTGATTCCATTCATCAACGGATCAAGTTCCGCAGGGCTCGGAGTTAGTCTGAAGGCTCGagtatcgaaaaaatcaaatggatCAAAAGTGGATTGTGGAATCTTTATCAAGAATGTGATGCATGGAGGTGCTGCATTCAAAGAAGGAGGTCTACGAGTTGATGATCGAATTGTTGGAGTTGAGGATATCGATTTGGAGCCACTGGACAATCGGGAAGCTCAGGCGGCGTTGGCTAAGAAATTAAAAGAAGTTGGAATGATTAGCTCAAATGTGAGACTGACGATTAGCAGATACAATGAATGTAATCCTGGACAAATCTCAAGGGATTTATCAAGAATTACTGTGGATGCTTCATCACCATCACCTTCATCTCGAATGTCTTCGCATACAGCTCCAGATTCTTTACTTCCATCACCAGCAACTCGTGGAACATCGTCTAGTGGAGCAGATTCTTCTCACTCGAGGCAATCGTCCGCTTCATCAGCTGTTCCAGCAGTGCCTGCAAGACTAACTGAAAGGGATTCGATTGTTTCAGACGGAACAAGTCGGAATGATGAATCAGAACTTCCTGATTCGGCTGATCCGTTTAATCGGGAAGGTCTCGGAAGGAAAAGTCTCAGTGAAAAAAGAGGAATGGGAGCAGCTGCTGATCCACAGCACATCAAATTGTTCCAAGATATCAAACATCAGAGACAGAATAGTG CTCCGACGTCTTCAACTCAAAAACGAAGCAAATCTCAACCTCGATCTTCGTCACAACGGAACTACCGTAGTCCCATGAAGCTTGTAGATCTTCCGACAACTGCTGCGGCTTCTGCTTCTACGAATTCTCAGAATCTCGACGACTCTG ATATGCTGAATCGCCGTTCTCAGAGCATGGAAAGTATAAATCGGCCAGTGGAGAGCATTCTCCGTGGAACGGGGCAAATTCCAACAGGATCatcttcaaaagttcaatttatGCAAGCAGCGAGTCCTGATCAACATCCATTTCCACCTGGAGCCGCATTGCTTAGATTGAAGAATGAAGAGAGTCGATCAAGAGATAAATCAAGAAGAAAGAGTATgggaaa TGCGATGCGAAACTTCTTTGGATTCGGAAGCAAATCAAGAGATGCATCACCAGAAAAAACACCGACTGAATCAGTTCAATTAAGATCTGTAGAACGACCTAAATCAATAATTGATGAAAGAAATAATGGATCATCTGAACGTGCTCCACCTCCTCTACCACCACATCAATCACAACGACGTGGAAGTGGTGGAAATGTATTTGTAGATTATGGTGAACCATATGGACTCATTCCACAGTATCCCCATAATACG ACTTCCGGATATGAGTCGTACGCCGACTCTGAGCTCTACGATCGATACGCGGCCCATCGCTATCACCCGCGTGGGGGCCCAATCATCGATGAAGACGAATACATTTACAGACAACAGAGTACCAGCGGTAATTCACCGATCAACACGTCGTCCTATGTCAACTATGGATTACCAGC atctAATGCGTACCATGTCGGTTCCCGAATACCACCACAAACCTCCAGTGGAAGTATCTCGAAAACCAGTGGAGCGATGCGTCGTGTCTATCCCGCCGAATACGATGAAGACGTCGCCTACCATCAACAAATTCCCCAACAATCAACGAGATATCAACAGGGTAGCGGTAGTGGACGTGGTAACGCCGACTACCATCACATGTTCAACTCGTGGTTCGCGTACACTGGCGGTGGAGCAGTCGGCGCCGCTCCGGTCATCAAGTCCTCGTACGGATCATCGCCGGTACGGATCGCAGCCGCTTCGGCCATCGAACGAGGCGAATCGTTCGTCGTCGAGCCCGTCAGTGGTTCGTCGGCCTCGGCCACTGACCGTCGGGGACGGAGCACTTCGAGTGGAGCCGTTGCCTCTGGATCATCATCAACTGGGTTCCAATATGCCGCGAAGGAGAAGTATGCGGATGCtcgatctggaaaattcaatggTGGATCGACCCGACTCTTTATTCCAAGACACGGCGGTGGGCTCAGCGCGGCTGCGTTTGCAACAAACTTCGGGGGAGAAGCCTACGAGACACGTGGTGGAGGAGCCGGCGGCTCGCCGAGCCAATACCGTCGCAGAGATCAGGGACCGCCTCATCGTTTTCCCCAGTACTAG
- the par-3 gene encoding PDZ domain-containing protein (Confirmed by transcript evidence) gives MHNGRGGRYDVCPPPPPPPYHFNHVHTPPSKVIVQQQKQQQKAHREPPPSYPASKMTTTNDNVTILAITDEANGGSTTPTYSQIQKQQHHYAQPLPYARKFDGGPSTPIASAFGSVTVNHQAHRAASPYNVGFARSNSRDFAPQPTHSKERRDSVVEVSSFDQIPQSGLRVSTPKPSRQSEDVIDGKPMNQPILRSSLRTEASGSRTEEATPVKQSRVTLSPEVEKKLAEQDERKSERRKHYDKNPGRFARGSDRKSRITDALLDARDRIADQLESQNPAEETKSQMIRVKIDQGPMPGTSLVTFPPIPEKSENEKQLGIEVNAVFDESSELPGTSEPTKLSSVQIMKIEDGGRIAKDGRIRVGDCIVAIDGKPVDQMSIIRVRASISDLAAVTSRPVTLIINRSLESFLEQESSAKPIQSALQQANTQYIGHTTVVELIKSSNGFGFTVTGRETAKGERLFYIGTVKPYGVALGHLKSGDRLLEINGTPTGQWTQSEIVEKLKETMVGEKIKFLVSRVSQSAIMSTSASSENKENEETLKVVEEEKIPQKLPLPALMTPPVPKDTPALSPSGASRFEIVIPFINGSSSAGLGVSLKARVSKKSNGSKVDCGIFIKNVMHGGAAFKEGGLRVDDRIVGVEDIDLEPLDNREAQAALAKKLKEVGMISSNVRLTISRYNECNPGQISRDLSRITVDASSPSPSSRMSSHTAPDSLLPSPATRGTSSSGADSSHSRQSSASSAVPAVPARLTERDSIVSDGTSRNDESELPDSADPFNREGLGRKSLSEKRGMGAAADPQHIKLFQDIKHQRQNSDMLNRRSQSMESINRPVESILRGTGQIPTGSSSKVQFMQAASPDQHPFPPGAALLRLKNEESRSRDKSRRKSMGNPFSAMRNFFGFGSKSRDASPEKTPTESVQLRSVERPKSIIDERNNGSSERAPPPLPPHQSQRRGSGGNVFVDYGEPYGLIPQYPHNTTSGYESYADSELYDRYAAHRYHPRGGPIIDEDEYIYRQQSTSGNSPINTSSYVNYGLPASNAYHVGSRIPPQTSSGSISKTSGAMRRVYPAEYDEDVAYHQQIPQQSTRYQQGSGSGRGNADYHHMFNSWFAYTGGGAVGAAPVIKSSYGSSPVRIAAASAIERGESFVVEPVSGSSASATDRRGRSTSSGAVASGSSSTGFQYAAKEKYADARSGKFNGGSTRLFIPRHGGGLSAAAFATNFGGEAYETRGGGAGGSPSQYRRRDQGPPHRFPQY, from the exons ATGCATAACGGTCGTGGTGGTCGATATGACGTTTGCcctcctccaccaccaccaccctATCACTTTAACCATGTGCATACACCGCCGTCAAAAGTCATCGTCCAGCAGCAGAAACAGCAACAAAAAGCTCATCGAGAGCCGCCGCCGAGCTATCCTGCCTCCAAAATGACCACCACAAATGATAATGTTACG atcctGGCAATCACTGATGAAGCTAATGGCGGATCAACTACTCCAACGTattctcaaattcaaaaacaacagCATCACTATGCACAACCTCTACCATATGCTAGGAAATTCGATGGAGGACCATCAACACCGATTGCGAGTGcttttg gaAGCGTAACTGTCAACCATCAGGCTCACCGTGCTGCATCTCCATATAATGTCGGATTTGCAAGAAGCAATTCTCGAGACTTTGCGCCACAGCCAACACATTCGAAAGAACGACGCGACTCGGTTGTCGAAGTGAGCAGTTTTGATCAGATTCCACAATCTGGGCTTCGAGTATCGACACCGAAACCGAGCAGACAATCGGAGGATGTTATAGACGGAAAACCAATGAATCAACCGATTCTGCGATCCTCACTTAGAACTGAAGCTTCAGGAAGTCGTACCGAAGAAGCGACGCCTGTAAAACAATCCAGAGTTACGTTGAGCCCAGAAGTTGAGAAGAAGCTCGCCGAGCAGGATGAACGGAAAAGTGAACGTAGGAAACATTATGATAAGAATCCTGGACGATTTGCGAGAGGTTCTGATCGAAAATCAAGGATAACTGATGCTCTTTTGGATGCTCGTGACAGAATCGCCGATCAACTAGAAAGTCAGAATCCAGCAGAAGAGACGAAAAGTCAGATGATTCGAGTGAAAATTGATCAAGGTCCCATGCCAGGAACGTCGCTTGTCACTTTCCCACcgattccagaaaaatcagaaaacgaaAAGCAGTTGGGAATAGAGGTGAATGCAGTATTTGATGAATCATCTGAACTACCGGGAACATCAGAACCTACTAAACTTAGTTCTGTTCAAATTATGAAGATCGAAGATGGTGGTCGAATTGCAAAAGATGGACGGATACGAGTTGGTGATTGTATTGTTGCAATAGATGGAAAACCCGTTGATCAGATGTCCATTATTCGAGTACGTGCTTCAATCTCAGATCTTGCGGCGGTCACTTCACGTCCAGTTACTTTGATTATCAATCGATCATTGGAATCATTTCTTGAGCAGGAATCGTCGGCTAAGCCAATTCAATCGGCTCTACAACAGGCGAATACTCAATATATCGGGCATACGACAGTTGTTGAATTGATAAAGA gctcTAATGGATTTGGCTTCACTGTGACCGGACGTGAAACTGCAAAAGGAGAACGTCTATTCTACATTGGTACCGTTAAACCGTACGGAGTTGCTCTCGGTCATCTAAAATCTGGAGACAGACTTCTAGAGATCAATGGAACCCCGACGGGACAGTGGACGCAATCCGAGATTGTGGAAAAGTTGAAAGAGACGATGGTCGGTGAGAAGATAAAGTTTCTCGTGTCGAGAGTCTCTCAAAGTGCTATAATGAGCACGTCTGCTTCATCTGAGAATAAGGAAAATGAGGAGACACTGAAAGTTGTTGAAGAGGAGAAGATTCCACAGAAGCTTCCGTTACCGGCTCTTATGACACCTCCAGTACCAAAAGATACTCCAGCTCTGTCACCTTCCGGAGCATCACGATTTGAGATTGTGATTCCATTCATCAACGGATCAAGTTCCGCAGGGCTCGGAGTTAGTCTGAAGGCTCGagtatcgaaaaaatcaaatggatCAAAAGTGGATTGTGGAATCTTTATCAAGAATGTGATGCATGGAGGTGCTGCATTCAAAGAAGGAGGTCTACGAGTTGATGATCGAATTGTTGGAGTTGAGGATATCGATTTGGAGCCACTGGACAATCGGGAAGCTCAGGCGGCGTTGGCTAAGAAATTAAAAGAAGTTGGAATGATTAGCTCAAATGTGAGACTGACGATTAGCAGATACAATGAATGTAATCCTGGACAAATCTCAAGGGATTTATCAAGAATTACTGTGGATGCTTCATCACCATCACCTTCATCTCGAATGTCTTCGCATACAGCTCCAGATTCTTTACTTCCATCACCAGCAACTCGTGGAACATCGTCTAGTGGAGCAGATTCTTCTCACTCGAGGCAATCGTCCGCTTCATCAGCTGTTCCAGCAGTGCCTGCAAGACTAACTGAAAGGGATTCGATTGTTTCAGACGGAACAAGTCGGAATGATGAATCAGAACTTCCTGATTCGGCTGATCCGTTTAATCGGGAAGGTCTCGGAAGGAAAAGTCTCAGTGAAAAAAGAGGAATGGGAGCAGCTGCTGATCCACAGCACATCAAATTGTTCCAAGATATCAAACATCAGAGACAGAATAGTG ATATGCTGAATCGCCGTTCTCAGAGCATGGAAAGTATAAATCGGCCAGTGGAGAGCATTCTCCGTGGAACGGGGCAAATTCCAACAGGATCatcttcaaaagttcaatttatGCAAGCAGCGAGTCCTGATCAACATCCATTTCCACCTGGAGCCGCATTGCTTAGATTGAAGAATGAAGAGAGTCGATCAAGAGATAAATCAAGAAGAAAGAGTATgggaaa CCCTTTCAGTGCGATGCGAAACTTCTTTGGATTCGGAAGCAAATCAAGAGATGCATCACCAGAAAAAACACCGACTGAATCAGTTCAATTAAGATCTGTAGAACGACCTAAATCAATAATTGATGAAAGAAATAATGGATCATCTGAACGTGCTCCACCTCCTCTACCACCACATCAATCACAACGACGTGGAAGTGGTGGAAATGTATTTGTAGATTATGGTGAACCATATGGACTCATTCCACAGTATCCCCATAATACG ACTTCCGGATATGAGTCGTACGCCGACTCTGAGCTCTACGATCGATACGCGGCCCATCGCTATCACCCGCGTGGGGGCCCAATCATCGATGAAGACGAATACATTTACAGACAACAGAGTACCAGCGGTAATTCACCGATCAACACGTCGTCCTATGTCAACTATGGATTACCAGC atctAATGCGTACCATGTCGGTTCCCGAATACCACCACAAACCTCCAGTGGAAGTATCTCGAAAACCAGTGGAGCGATGCGTCGTGTCTATCCCGCCGAATACGATGAAGACGTCGCCTACCATCAACAAATTCCCCAACAATCAACGAGATATCAACAGGGTAGCGGTAGTGGACGTGGTAACGCCGACTACCATCACATGTTCAACTCGTGGTTCGCGTACACTGGCGGTGGAGCAGTCGGCGCCGCTCCGGTCATCAAGTCCTCGTACGGATCATCGCCGGTACGGATCGCAGCCGCTTCGGCCATCGAACGAGGCGAATCGTTCGTCGTCGAGCCCGTCAGTGGTTCGTCGGCCTCGGCCACTGACCGTCGGGGACGGAGCACTTCGAGTGGAGCCGTTGCCTCTGGATCATCATCAACTGGGTTCCAATATGCCGCGAAGGAGAAGTATGCGGATGCtcgatctggaaaattcaatggTGGATCGACCCGACTCTTTATTCCAAGACACGGCGGTGGGCTCAGCGCGGCTGCGTTTGCAACAAACTTCGGGGGAGAAGCCTACGAGACACGTGGTGGAGGAGCCGGCGGCTCGCCGAGCCAATACCGTCGCAGAGATCAGGGACCGCCTCATCGTTTTCCCCAGTACTAG